A single region of the Mycobacterium avium subsp. avium genome encodes:
- a CDS encoding cytochrome P450: MTSTIPEAIANIDLADGNFYADRRASREAYRWMRANQPVFRDRNGLAGATTYQAIQDAERNPELFSSTGGIRPDQPGMPYMIDMDDPAHLLRRKLVNAGFTRKRVKEKEPSIGTLCDTLIDAVCERGECDFVRDIAAPLPMAVIGDMLGVLPTERGMLLKWSDDLVCGLSSHIDPTSAEFQTVMDAFAAYTAFTMDIIAKRRAEPTDDLFSILVNAEVEGQRMSDDEIVMETLLILIGGDETTRHTLSGGTEQLLRHRDQWDALVRDPSLLPGAIEEMLRWTSPVKNMCRTLTADTEFHGTELRAGEKIMLLFESGNFDESVFDDPDSFDIRRNPNSHMAFGFGTHFCLGNQLARLELSMMTERVLKRLPDLRLADDGDLPLRPANFVSGLEAMPVVFTPSAPLLR; the protein is encoded by the coding sequence ATGACTTCGACCATCCCGGAAGCGATCGCGAACATCGATCTGGCCGACGGAAATTTCTACGCCGACCGGCGCGCGTCGCGTGAGGCGTATCGCTGGATGCGCGCCAACCAGCCGGTGTTCCGGGATCGCAACGGGTTGGCCGGCGCCACCACCTATCAGGCCATCCAGGACGCCGAGCGCAATCCGGAGCTGTTCTCTTCCACCGGCGGCATCCGTCCCGACCAGCCCGGCATGCCCTACATGATCGACATGGACGATCCCGCACATCTGTTGCGGCGCAAGCTCGTCAACGCCGGCTTCACCCGCAAGCGGGTGAAGGAGAAGGAGCCGTCCATCGGCACGTTGTGCGACACCCTGATCGACGCGGTGTGTGAGCGCGGCGAATGTGACTTCGTCCGCGACATCGCCGCCCCGCTGCCGATGGCGGTGATCGGCGACATGCTGGGCGTGCTGCCTACCGAACGCGGCATGCTGCTGAAGTGGTCCGACGACCTGGTGTGCGGCCTGAGTTCGCACATCGACCCCACGTCGGCCGAATTCCAAACGGTGATGGACGCTTTCGCTGCCTACACCGCCTTCACCATGGACATCATCGCCAAGCGGCGGGCCGAGCCCACCGACGACCTGTTCTCCATCCTGGTGAACGCCGAGGTCGAGGGGCAGCGGATGTCCGATGACGAGATCGTCATGGAGACGCTGCTGATCCTGATCGGTGGCGACGAGACCACCCGGCACACGCTGTCCGGCGGCACCGAACAGCTGCTGCGCCACCGCGACCAGTGGGACGCGCTGGTGCGCGACCCGTCGCTGCTGCCGGGCGCCATCGAGGAGATGCTGCGCTGGACATCGCCGGTCAAGAACATGTGCCGCACCCTGACCGCCGACACCGAATTCCACGGCACCGAGCTGCGGGCCGGGGAGAAGATCATGTTGCTGTTCGAGTCGGGCAACTTCGACGAGTCGGTGTTCGACGACCCGGACAGCTTCGACATCCGGCGAAACCCGAACAGCCACATGGCGTTCGGCTTCGGCACTCACTTCTGCCTGGGTAACCAGCTGGCCCGTCTCGAGCTGTCGATGATGACCGAGCGGGTGCTCAAGCGGCTGCCGGACCTGCGGCTGGCCGACGACGGCGATCTGCCGCTGCGCCCGGCGAACTTCGTCAGCGGCCTGGAGGCCATGCCGGTGGTGTTCACCCCGAGCGCGCCGCTGCTGCGCTGA
- a CDS encoding acetoacetate decarboxylase family protein: protein MTESQHIVAGTVLTMPVRIRKADVHTAMFSVDAQAAQRLIDYSGLKVCQHRPGRAVVNLMLARYIDGDLGQYHEFGTCVMVNPPGSTARGWRALGEAAAFIHHLPVDQSFTLEAGRSIWGFPKIMADFTVREQGRFGFDVSADGAHIAGIDFAPGLPVPSLFTSRPQVLKTYTFAEGTTREVPWEMRVRGLRGRPGGATLRLGTHPYVQELASLGLPTRAMISGSVGHVEMTFGDAHPLG, encoded by the coding sequence ATGACCGAGTCACAACACATCGTTGCGGGGACAGTCCTCACCATGCCGGTGCGGATCCGAAAAGCGGACGTCCACACCGCGATGTTTTCGGTGGATGCGCAAGCGGCACAACGGCTTATCGACTACAGCGGCCTGAAGGTCTGCCAGCACCGGCCCGGCCGGGCGGTGGTCAACCTGATGCTGGCCCGCTACATCGACGGCGACCTGGGCCAGTACCACGAATTCGGCACCTGCGTGATGGTCAACCCGCCCGGCTCGACGGCGCGCGGCTGGCGGGCGCTGGGCGAGGCGGCCGCCTTCATCCATCACCTGCCCGTCGACCAGAGCTTCACCCTGGAGGCCGGACGCTCGATCTGGGGATTCCCGAAGATCATGGCGGACTTCACCGTTCGCGAACAAGGCCGCTTCGGGTTCGACGTCAGCGCCGACGGCGCGCACATCGCCGGCATCGACTTCGCGCCCGGATTGCCGGTGCCGTCGCTGTTCACGTCGCGGCCGCAGGTGCTCAAGACCTACACCTTCGCCGAAGGCACCACCCGGGAGGTGCCCTGGGAGATGCGGGTGCGCGGGCTGCGCGGCCGGCCCGGCGGGGCCACCTTGCGGCTGGGCACCCACCCCTACGTCCAGGAGCTGGCGTCGCTGGGCCTGCCGACGCGCGCGATGATCTCCGGATCGGTCGGCCACGTCGAGATGACCTTCGGCGACGCCCACCCGCTGGGCTGA